In the genome of Agromyces sp. CF514, the window GTGGTCGAACTGCCGTCGCCGTTCGCGGGCGTCGTGACCGCGCTGCACGCGGGCGAGGGTGAGACCGTCAACGTGGGCGAGCCGTTGTTCTCGTGCGACACGGGCGAGGGCGATGCCGAGCAGCCCTCGGTGCCGGATGCCGCGGCGGCCCCGGCGGCTGAGGCTCAGGTCTCGTCGGCCGCGGTCGTCGTCGAGGCGACGGATGCCGCGTCCGGCCCGAACCTCGTCGGCTACGGCGCTCGTGCCGAGTCCGGCCCGAAGCGCCGAGCCAGGCGGGCCGCGCTCGCCGGCGACCTCGTGCCCGCCCTGCCCGAGGGAGCGGAAGCGGCGGCCACGGTCGCGCCGGAGCGCGCAGACCAGGCACCCGTGGTGTCGGCCGAGCGTCCCCGTTCGACGCCGCCCGTGCGCAAGCTCGCGCATGACCTGGGCATCGACCTCGCGCAGGTGCACGGCTCGGGCGAGCGCGGACTCGTCACGCGCGCCGACGTCGAGGCCGCGGCATCCGGTCTCAGGTCGCCCGATCTCGGAACTCCGGACTCGATGCGGTCGGGCGATGCCGATCGCGTCGGCGGGATCGACCGGTCGGGTGCCGGCGACGTGAGGATCCCGATCAGGGGCGTGCGCAAGCACACGGCCGCCGCGATGGTCGCGAGCGCGTTCACCGCGCCGCACGTCACGGAGTTCCTCACGGTCGACGTCACCGCGACCATGGAGCTCGTGCGCAGCCTGCGCGAGGACCGCGCGTTCGCCGGGCACCGCGTCACCCCCCTCGCGGTGGTGGCGAAGGCCGTGTGCCTCGCCGCCCGGCGGACCCCCGACGTCAACGCCCGTTGGGACGAGGACGCTCAGGAGATCGTGCAGTTCGCGTCGGTGAACCTCGGCATCGCCGCGGCCACCGAACGCGGACTCGTCGTGCCGAATGTCAAGGCGGCCGAGCGACTGACGCTCATCGAACTGGCCGACGCGATCGGCGAGCTCGCCGTCACGGCCCGCGAGGGGCGCACGCGTCCGGCCGACCTGTCGGGCGGCACGCTCTCGATCACGAACGTCGGCGTCTTCGGCGTCGATGCGGGCACGCCGATCCTGAACCCCGGCGAAGCCGTGATCCTCGCGACCGGGGCCGTGCGCCGCCAGCCGTGGGAGTTCCGCGGCGAGGTCGCCCTGCGCGAGGTCATGACGCTGAGCCTCTCGTTCGACCACCGCCTGGTCGACGGGCAGCAGGCCGCGTCGTTCCTCACCGATGTCGGCGCGATCCTGCGGGATCCGGCGCGTGCGCTGACGATGGTCTGACCCGGGCGTCGGAACGGGCCTGCCGCCGGTCGGCCCGTTCCGATGCCGCGGCCGGTCGCGGTGCGCTTCGGAGGCTCGTGACCGATCGCGACGTCGCGAGGTGCGCGCGTCCGCCCTCGCCACGGCGGCGACCGGGGAGGAGGATGGGGTCATGGACCCGCAGCGCATCCTCGCACCCGCAGAGACCGTCGACGCGCTCGCGCGCACGGCCTTCGTCCACACGGGCGACCGGCTCGTGGGCGCCTACCGGACCGACGACTTCGCAGGCGCCGTCCGCGTGCTCGACGCGGTCGCACCGGTCGCCGACGAGCTCGATCACCATCCCGACGTGCAGCTCGGGTGGGGCCGCGTCGTGTTCGAGCTGAGTTCCCACGACGTGGGAGGCGTGACTTCTCGCGATCTCGAACTCGCCCGGCGCATCGACGTGCTCGCCGGCGCCGCGGGCGCGCAGCGCGCAGACTGACGCGCAGCGCGCAGGCTGAGCCGCAGCGCGCAGGCTGAGGCACGGCATCCGCCCGGTCGCGGCATCCGCTCAGCGGAGCAGGTACACGCGCTCCTCGATCTCGGCGTCGCGGGCGTTCGCGAAGCCGTGCTCGGTGGCGACCTGCTCGAAGCCGAGGTGCTCGAGCACCCGGATCGACCCGGCATTGTCGCCGGCCACGCGCGCCCGCACGGGTCGTTCGTCGAGCACGTCGAGGAAGATCCGCATCGCCCGCGTGGCGATGCCGAGGCCCCAGTGCGCGCGGTCGATCCACGTGGTGACCTCGGCGGTGCCGTCGTCGTACCAGCGGCCGACGCTCCCGACGATCTCGCCGTCGGCGCGCACGGTTCGCACGTCGGTCGCGGGGTCGGCCATGAGCCGCCGCCAGTGCGCGTCGAACGTCGCACGATCGTCGGGGTCGGGCGCGGTGAACGCGGCCATCTGCACGGCGACTGGGTCGTGCCCGATCAGGAACAGGGTGTCGAGATCCGTGTCGCGGGTCGCGCGCAGGCTCACGACATGAGGCTCGCCCATGCCATCTCCTCGAGGATGCCGCGGACGGTGCCGTCGGCGGGTCTGCGCCCAGGGGTGCGGGCGCTGTGCGGTGTGGAGTTGAGCAGTCCGAAGGCGGCGTGTGCCCGGAACCGCAGCTCCACCTCGACCCGGTCGGGCCTGAGCTCTGCGAGGGTGGCGACCCAGCGTTCGACGTAGCGTCGCTGCAGCGAGCGCACCTCGTGGCGGACGCCGGCGTCGAGTTGTTCGAGTTCGCGATCCTGCACGGCGATCACGTCGGCCTGGCCGAGCGCGAAGTCGACGTGGAAGCGGATGAGCGAGCGCAGCGCGGAGGCCGCGTCGGGCGCGTCGGCGAGCACGTGCTCGGCGCCGTCGAGCAGCGACCGGCTGGCGTCCTCGAGGATGGCGGCGAGCACCGCGGACTTGCCCGTGAAATGCCGGTAGACGGCCGGGCCGCTGACGCCGACGGCGGCGCCGAGGTCTTCGATGGTCACGCCCGCGTAGCCGCGCTCGGCGAACAGGCGCGCGGCGGCCGTGAGGATCGCGGCGCGACGGTCGGCCTTCTGGCGGCCGCGCTCGGTGAGCGCCGGTGCCGCCTGGGTCGGTGCCTGCGGCGTCGACGGTGCCGGCTGTGCCGCCGTGGGGGCTGCTGCGGGTGTTCTTGCCATTTCGATGCCTGCTCGCTAACCTCGGGAATCGAGTTAGTGAACACTAACCGAAAATCGCGAGGTCGCACAAGGGCCGGTCCCCACCCGCCGCACGGCGCGGCTCGCGACGAGGCGGAGGGCCGATGACGACACTCACGACGGCGATCGACCGATCCGGCGAAGGCGCCAGGCGCAACGCCGACGCGCACGCCGAGCTCGTCGGCGAGCTGCGCAGGCGCCTCGCCGCGGCCGCACGCGGCGGCCCCGAGGCATCCCGCGACCGCCATGTCGCGCGCGGCAAGCTGCTGCCGCGCGACCGGGTCGACCGCCTGCTCGACGAGGGCAGCCCGTTCCTCGAGCTCTCGCCGCTCGCCGCCGACGGCATGTACGGCGGCGACTCGCCCGGGGCGGGCATCATCACGGGCGTCGGCCTCGTGCACGGTCGCCCGGTGGTCGTGGTCTGCAACGACGCGACGGTCAAGGGGGGCACCTACTACCCGATGACGGTCAAGAAGCACCTCCGGGCGCAGGAGGTCGCGCGCGAGCACCGGCTGCCGTGCATCTACCTCGTCGACTCGGGCGGCGCGTTCCTGCCCATGCAGGACGACGTGTTCCCCGACCGCGAGCACTTCGGGCGGATCTTCTTCAACCAGGCGCAGCTCTCGTCGATGCGCATCCCGCAGCTCGCGGCCGTGCTCGGCTCGTGCACGGCGGGCGGCGCCTACGTGCCGGCGATGAGCGACGAGTCCGTCATCGTGCGCGACCAGGGCACGATCTTCCTCGGCGGCCCGCCGCTCGTGAAGGCCGCGATCGGCGAGGTCGTCACGCCCGAGGAGCTCGGCGGCGGCGATCTCCACTCGCGCGTCTCTGGGGTCACCGACCACCTGGCCGACGACGACGAGCACGCGCTCGAGACCGTGCGCGACATGGTCGCGACGCTGCCCGAGCCGGCGCCGCGCGCCTGGGCCGTCCGCGAGTCGCGGCCCCCGCTCGTCGACCCCGCGGGCCTCACGGCCGCCGTGCCGGTCGACGTGCAGCAGCCGTACGACGTGCGCGAGGTCATCGCGCGGCTCGTCGACGCGAGCGAGTTCACCGAGTTCAAGCCCGACTACGGCGACACGCTCGTCACCGGGTTCGCGCACCTCGACGGCCACCCGGTCGGCATCGTCGCGAACAACGGCGTGCTGTTCAGCGAATCGGCCATGAAGGGCGCCCATTTCATCGAGCTCTGCGACCAGCGCGGCATCCCGCTGCTGTTCCTGCAGAACATCTCGGGCTTCATGGTCGGGCGCGACGCCGAGGCGGGCGGCATCGCCAAGCACGGCGCGAAGATGGTCACCGCGGTCGCCACGACCCGCGTGCCGAAGCTCACGGTCGTGATCGGCGGTTCCTTCGGCGCCGGCAACTACTCCATGTGCGGGCGCGCGTACTCGCCGCGGTTCCTCTTCATGTGGCCGAACGCGCGCATCTCGGTCATGGGCGGCGAGCAGGCGGCATCCGTCCTCTCCACGGTCAAGGGCGACCAGCTCGCAGTGCGGGGCGAGGAATGGTCGGATGCCGCGGCGGAGGCGTTCAAGGCCCCGATCCGCGAGCAGTACGAGCAGCAGGGCAGCCCCTACCACTCGACCGCGCGGCTCTGGGACGACGGCATCATCGACCCGGCCGACACGCGCACGGTGCTCGCGATGGCGCTCGAGCTCGCCAGCCGCACGCCGTTGCCAGAGCCCGCGTTCGGGCTCTTCCGCATGTGACCCGGCGAATCCGCCGCTGAGCCCTGCCCCCGTGCAAGAGTGTTCCCGTACGCGTCGGCGTGCGCGAAGGGGGATCAGGGCGGAATGCAGCGACCACTGGCCGGGCTGACGGCGAAGCACCTCGCCACCGAACTGACCGCCGGCGTGACGCTCATCGCCATCGCGATCCCGCTCAACATCGGATACGCGCAGATCGCCGGGCTGCCTGCGACCGCTGGCCTCTACGCGCTCATCGTGCCGACCGTCGTGTACGCGCTCGTCGTCTCGTCACGGCAGGTGGTCGCGTCGCCGGATGCCGCGGCCGCGGCCCTCGTCGCGTCCTCGATCGGCGGGCTCGCCGCCGCAGGCAGCGCGGACTACGCGACGCTCGCGCTCGCGCAGGCGATCATCTGCGGCGTCATGTTCGTGCTGCTCGCGGTGTTCAAGCTCGGGTTCCTCGCGAACTTCCTCTCGAAGCCGATCCTCGTCGGATTCGTCGGCGGGCTCGCGCTCGACATCATGGTCAGCCAGATCGCGAAGATGCTCGGCGTCAAGATCGACTCGGGCGGCGAGTTCGTCGACAAGCTCGGCGGGCTCATCACCGGACTGGGCACCACGAACCTCTGGTCGCTGGCCATCTCGGCGGTCTCGGTCGCCGTGCTGCTCGTCGGCAAGCGGTTCCTCGGCGCCGTGCCCTGGGCGCTCGTCGTCCTCGTGCTCACGACCGTGCTGGTGGTCGTCGCGAACCTCGACGACGCCGGGGTCGACGTGCTGGGCGAGGTGCCGGCCGGGCCGCCGGCGCTCACCTGGCCCGTCATCGACTGGACGACCTGGGCCGCCCTCATCCCGTCGGCGATGGCGCTCACGCTCGTGACGACGGCCGAGGGCCTGCTCGTCTCGCGGTCGTACGCCGAGAAGCACCGCTACCCGTTCCACGCGAACCGCGACCTGCTCGCGTTCGGTCTCGCGAACGTCGCCGCGGGTGCGCAGGCCAGCTTCTCGGTCGGCTCCTCGACCTCGCGCACCGCCGCGATGGACCAGGCCGGATCCCGCACGCAGCTGCCTTCGCTCGTGCTCGCGGTCGGCACGCTGCTGCTGCTGCTCTTCGGCACCGCGCTGCTCGCCGACATCCCGTCGCCCGCGATCGGCGCGGTCGTCGGCGTCGCCATCATCCCCCTGCTCGGCATCCGCGAGTTCGCCGACCTCTGGCGCAAGGACCGGTTCGAGTTCGTCGTCGGCGGGGCGTGCTTCCTGGTGACGCTGTTCGTCGGTGCGATCCCGGGCATCCTGGTCGCGTTCGTGCTCGCACTCGTCAATCTCGCCAAGCGGGCTGCGAACCCCGCGATCGACGTGCTCGAGGCCGAGGGCGACCCGGCCGAGTCGCTCCTCGAGGACGCCCCCGCAGGCACGACGACGGCACCGGGCGTCATCGTGCTCCGCCTGGCGGCCCCGCTCTTCTTCGCCAATGGCAGCGTCTTCACGGCGGCCGTCAAGGGCGCCGTCGCCTCGGCCGAGCACGCCGACGGCGGGCCCGTGCGCGAGCTCGTCATCGACATGGAGGCCGTGACCGACATCGACGTGACCGGCGCGGAGGAGTTCGAGGCGCTCAAGGCCTGGCTCGCGTCCGGCGGCGTGCGTCTGTCGTTCAGCCGCATGCGCGATCCCGCGCGACGGCGGCTCGTGCAGCTCGGCCTGCTCGGCGACGAGCGCGTGTTCGACACGAATCGCGCGGCGATCGCGGCGCTCGCGACCGATTCCCCGCAGACCGCCGCGACCGAAGCCGGCACCACCGAGAAGGGCTCTTCGTGAATCAGACCATCGGCGCCATCCTGCCGCTCGCCCTCGGCGTGGCGATCAGCCCGATCCCGATCATCGCGGCGATCCTCATGCTGCTCTCGCCGAAGGCGCGCGTCACGAGCGTGGGATTCCTGCTCGGCTGGCTCGTGGGCATCATCGTGGCGGTCACCGTGTTCACGCTGCTCGCGTCGGTGCTGCCCGAAGAGGATCCCGACGCCTCCAAGCCGATCCAGGGCGTCATCCAGTTGCTGCTGGGTGCGGGCCTGCTCGTGCTCGCCGTCGGGCAGTGGCGCAAGCGCCCGAAGCCCGGCGAGGAGCCGATGCTCCCGAAGTGGATGCAGGCGATCGACAAGGTCACGTTCGTCGGCGCGCTCGGGCTGGGGTTCCTGCTCTCGGCGCTGAATCCGAAGAACCTCATCATGGCCGCCGGAGCCGGTACGGCGATCGGGGCGGCCGCGCTGTCGACGGGCGAGGTCGTCGGCGTGATCGCGATCTACGTGGTCATCGCGGCCAGCACCGTGGCGATCCCGGTGATCGCGTACCTCGTCGCATCGGCGAGGCTGCGGGGGCCGCTCGATGCGCTGCGCGTGTGGCTCGCGCACGAGAACGCGGTCATCATGGCCGTGCTGCTGCTCGTGAT includes:
- a CDS encoding dihydrolipoamide acetyltransferase family protein, which gives rise to MIRDFPLPDLGEGLTESEIVAWRVAVGDRVELNQIIADVETAKAVVELPSPFAGVVTALHAGEGETVNVGEPLFSCDTGEGDAEQPSVPDAAAAPAAEAQVSSAAVVVEATDAASGPNLVGYGARAESGPKRRARRAALAGDLVPALPEGAEAAATVAPERADQAPVVSAERPRSTPPVRKLAHDLGIDLAQVHGSGERGLVTRADVEAAASGLRSPDLGTPDSMRSGDADRVGGIDRSGAGDVRIPIRGVRKHTAAAMVASAFTAPHVTEFLTVDVTATMELVRSLREDRAFAGHRVTPLAVVAKAVCLAARRTPDVNARWDEDAQEIVQFASVNLGIAAATERGLVVPNVKAAERLTLIELADAIGELAVTAREGRTRPADLSGGTLSITNVGVFGVDAGTPILNPGEAVILATGAVRRQPWEFRGEVALREVMTLSLSFDHRLVDGQQAASFLTDVGAILRDPARALTMV
- a CDS encoding 4a-hydroxytetrahydrobiopterin dehydratase, translated to MDPQRILAPAETVDALARTAFVHTGDRLVGAYRTDDFAGAVRVLDAVAPVADELDHHPDVQLGWGRVVFELSSHDVGGVTSRDLELARRIDVLAGAAGAQRAD
- a CDS encoding GNAT family N-acetyltransferase, which gives rise to MGEPHVVSLRATRDTDLDTLFLIGHDPVAVQMAAFTAPDPDDRATFDAHWRRLMADPATDVRTVRADGEIVGSVGRWYDDGTAEVTTWIDRAHWGLGIATRAMRIFLDVLDERPVRARVAGDNAGSIRVLEHLGFEQVATEHGFANARDAEIEERVYLLR
- a CDS encoding TetR/AcrR family transcriptional regulator, producing the protein MARTPAAAPTAAQPAPSTPQAPTQAAPALTERGRQKADRRAAILTAAARLFAERGYAGVTIEDLGAAVGVSGPAVYRHFTGKSAVLAAILEDASRSLLDGAEHVLADAPDAASALRSLIRFHVDFALGQADVIAVQDRELEQLDAGVRHEVRSLQRRYVERWVATLAELRPDRVEVELRFRAHAAFGLLNSTPHSARTPGRRPADGTVRGILEEMAWASLMS
- a CDS encoding carboxyl transferase domain-containing protein — encoded protein: MTTLTTAIDRSGEGARRNADAHAELVGELRRRLAAAARGGPEASRDRHVARGKLLPRDRVDRLLDEGSPFLELSPLAADGMYGGDSPGAGIITGVGLVHGRPVVVVCNDATVKGGTYYPMTVKKHLRAQEVAREHRLPCIYLVDSGGAFLPMQDDVFPDREHFGRIFFNQAQLSSMRIPQLAAVLGSCTAGGAYVPAMSDESVIVRDQGTIFLGGPPLVKAAIGEVVTPEELGGGDLHSRVSGVTDHLADDDEHALETVRDMVATLPEPAPRAWAVRESRPPLVDPAGLTAAVPVDVQQPYDVREVIARLVDASEFTEFKPDYGDTLVTGFAHLDGHPVGIVANNGVLFSESAMKGAHFIELCDQRGIPLLFLQNISGFMVGRDAEAGGIAKHGAKMVTAVATTRVPKLTVVIGGSFGAGNYSMCGRAYSPRFLFMWPNARISVMGGEQAASVLSTVKGDQLAVRGEEWSDAAAEAFKAPIREQYEQQGSPYHSTARLWDDGIIDPADTRTVLAMALELASRTPLPEPAFGLFRM
- a CDS encoding SulP family inorganic anion transporter; translation: MQRPLAGLTAKHLATELTAGVTLIAIAIPLNIGYAQIAGLPATAGLYALIVPTVVYALVVSSRQVVASPDAAAAALVASSIGGLAAAGSADYATLALAQAIICGVMFVLLAVFKLGFLANFLSKPILVGFVGGLALDIMVSQIAKMLGVKIDSGGEFVDKLGGLITGLGTTNLWSLAISAVSVAVLLVGKRFLGAVPWALVVLVLTTVLVVVANLDDAGVDVLGEVPAGPPALTWPVIDWTTWAALIPSAMALTLVTTAEGLLVSRSYAEKHRYPFHANRDLLAFGLANVAAGAQASFSVGSSTSRTAAMDQAGSRTQLPSLVLAVGTLLLLLFGTALLADIPSPAIGAVVGVAIIPLLGIREFADLWRKDRFEFVVGGACFLVTLFVGAIPGILVAFVLALVNLAKRAANPAIDVLEAEGDPAESLLEDAPAGTTTAPGVIVLRLAAPLFFANGSVFTAAVKGAVASAEHADGGPVRELVIDMEAVTDIDVTGAEEFEALKAWLASGGVRLSFSRMRDPARRRLVQLGLLGDERVFDTNRAAIAALATDSPQTAATEAGTTEKGSS
- a CDS encoding GAP family protein; its protein translation is MNQTIGAILPLALGVAISPIPIIAAILMLLSPKARVTSVGFLLGWLVGIIVAVTVFTLLASVLPEEDPDASKPIQGVIQLLLGAGLLVLAVGQWRKRPKPGEEPMLPKWMQAIDKVTFVGALGLGFLLSALNPKNLIMAAGAGTAIGAAALSTGEVVGVIAIYVVIAASTVAIPVIAYLVASARLRGPLDALRVWLAHENAVIMAVLLLVIGVSLLGKGIGSF